Proteins co-encoded in one Bacillus paramycoides genomic window:
- the recU gene encoding Holliday junction resolvase RecU: MTIRYPNGKRYNQASQPHKTPIKKHTYSNRGMSLEEELNETNEYYLTHNIACVHKKPTPLQIVKVDYPARSAAVVKEAYFKQPSTTDYNGVYKGKYIDFEAKETKNKTSFPLQNFHLHQIEHMKQVIAHNGIAFVIIKFTLFDELYLLDAKHIIAFWNRQNTGGRKSITKEEIEEHGSLLSCGYHPRIDYIRVLDTVYFS; this comes from the coding sequence ATGACCATTCGTTACCCAAATGGAAAACGGTACAATCAAGCTTCACAACCTCATAAAACACCAATTAAAAAACATACTTACAGTAATAGAGGTATGTCCCTTGAAGAGGAATTGAATGAAACGAATGAATATTACTTAACCCATAATATTGCATGCGTACATAAAAAACCTACACCTCTTCAAATTGTAAAAGTAGATTACCCCGCTCGAAGTGCTGCAGTGGTAAAAGAAGCGTATTTTAAACAACCTTCTACAACAGATTACAACGGTGTATATAAAGGGAAGTACATCGATTTTGAAGCGAAAGAAACAAAAAATAAAACCAGCTTTCCACTTCAAAACTTCCACCTTCATCAAATTGAACATATGAAGCAAGTAATCGCTCATAATGGAATTGCATTTGTTATTATTAAATTTACACTTTTTGATGAACTTTATTTATTAGATGCAAAACATATTATTGCATTTTGGAATCGTCAAAATACTGGTGGAAGAAAATCGATTACGAAAGAAGAAATAGAAGAGCATGGATCTTTATTATCATGCGGTTATCACCCTCGGATTGATTATATCCGTGTACTAGACACGGTTTATTTTTCGTGA
- a CDS encoding DUF2515 domain-containing protein produces the protein MFTWNDYEKIKQYRKNMVCTEEEKTIVYNIKREIEIANMDNISRTQCYQEYYVRNSEIRWAFLASMVSRNAGWNMTDLEGRYYATVLPQTVKKHLFLTYEEANWIIFLDAFPQLLLYEESKRRQVPLFYLLQYFNVSIFMEKEWIYFWEKKDINRLMIALIINEQNKIQKPIIENAYFKKHVFHTVLFKLQEMLHISAVIFPTVEGNMYGFSVYQFETLQKRIELGKKLAALLFHPNYKRLFHRFASQTIHTGSRADYEHYVREARKSCTPALREVYPVVAHKEISMRDWFCRDTEIKELFLLEEYKGEVDITEWYKRKREQIYAASIVNRFVKRIDEFMI, from the coding sequence ATGTTTACATGGAATGATTATGAAAAAATTAAGCAATATCGTAAAAATATGGTCTGTACAGAAGAGGAAAAAACAATCGTTTACAACATTAAGAGGGAAATAGAAATAGCTAATATGGACAACATTTCTCGAACACAGTGTTATCAAGAATATTATGTAAGAAATAGTGAGATTAGGTGGGCTTTTTTAGCAAGTATGGTCTCAAGAAATGCAGGATGGAATATGACTGATTTAGAAGGGAGATATTATGCTACTGTTTTACCTCAAACAGTAAAAAAACATTTGTTTCTAACTTATGAAGAAGCAAATTGGATTATTTTTTTAGATGCATTTCCTCAGCTATTGTTATACGAAGAAAGTAAGAGGAGGCAGGTGCCTCTATTCTATTTGTTACAATATTTCAACGTGTCAATTTTTATGGAGAAAGAATGGATATATTTTTGGGAGAAAAAAGATATAAATAGGCTCATGATAGCGCTTATTATAAATGAACAGAACAAAATTCAAAAACCAATCATTGAAAATGCATATTTTAAAAAACATGTATTTCATACGGTCCTTTTTAAATTGCAAGAAATGCTTCATATTAGTGCCGTTATTTTTCCAACCGTCGAAGGGAATATGTATGGTTTTTCAGTTTATCAATTTGAAACGTTACAAAAGCGTATAGAACTAGGAAAGAAATTAGCGGCATTACTGTTCCATCCGAATTACAAACGTTTATTCCATAGGTTCGCATCGCAAACGATACACACAGGATCAAGAGCGGATTATGAACATTATGTAAGAGAAGCGAGAAAATCTTGTACACCAGCCCTTAGAGAGGTTTATCCTGTTGTTGCACATAAGGAAATAAGTATGAGAGATTGGTTTTGTAGAGATACGGAAATAAAAGAGCTGTTTTTGCTGGAAGAGTATAAGGGAGAAGTTGATATAACGGAATGGTATAAAAGAAAGAGGGAGCAAATCTATGCTGCTTCTATCGTAAATCGTTTTGTTAAAAGGATAGATGAGTTCATGATATAA
- a CDS encoding phage portal protein, whose translation MLFVKEIILHVIYRNGNNTKRRCMKMAKNKSEKKKKQNKQNKPETGNPKLDGPNFPAT comes from the coding sequence TTGTTATTCGTCAAAGAAATCATTTTGCATGTCATTTATAGAAATGGTAACAATACAAAAAGGAGGTGTATGAAAATGGCAAAGAACAAAAGCGAAAAAAAGAAAAAACAAAACAAACAAAATAAACCCGAAACTGGTAATCCAAAGTTAGATGGTCCAAACTTCCCTGCTACATAA
- a CDS encoding YppE family protein — MVYEALVQSSEKLMQYNNEANVKKREMVEYDFYKDMKPFVNMVDEELTVWKELAYKWIKEEKPKYIHVQQIDQVYDNLQTNVLQCFVNKGKGKRFFETHQAISYTLQNIIEQCK, encoded by the coding sequence ATGGTGTATGAAGCGTTAGTACAATCTTCGGAAAAACTTATGCAGTATAATAATGAAGCAAATGTGAAAAAAAGAGAAATGGTTGAATACGATTTTTATAAGGATATGAAACCGTTTGTAAATATGGTAGATGAAGAATTAACAGTGTGGAAAGAATTAGCTTATAAATGGATTAAGGAAGAAAAACCGAAGTATATACATGTACAGCAAATTGATCAAGTATACGATAATTTACAAACAAATGTGTTGCAATGCTTTGTAAATAAAGGTAAAGGTAAGCGATTCTTTGAAACGCATCAAGCCATTTCGTATACTTTGCAAAATATAATTGAGCAATGTAAGTAA
- a CDS encoding YppF family protein: MVLGDLKQAFSQKKGYYTENVNELLDFARHWYLEGKICISDYRTLIKELEINGATKPTTMTEA, from the coding sequence ATGGTATTAGGGGATTTAAAACAAGCGTTTTCTCAAAAAAAGGGGTATTACACAGAGAATGTAAATGAATTGTTAGACTTTGCGAGACATTGGTATCTCGAAGGAAAAATATGCATTTCCGATTACCGAACTTTAATAAAAGAATTAGAAATAAACGGGGCAACAAAACCTACAACAATGACAGAAGCATAA
- a CDS encoding YppG family protein → MFQQSNVYQQANPYTQQNMYQYNTDTYLRYNMYPFEPYYGNQNYYQPFEVSFMNQQQPQQPYMNQQQPYMNSQYYMPPSPYGNQQAMFYPPKQPYPTQNKQKQQQQPSQFSSFVSQFKTSDGNYDVNKMMNTAGQMMNAMNQVTGIVKQVGGFFGK, encoded by the coding sequence ATGTTTCAACAATCCAACGTATATCAGCAAGCTAATCCATATACACAGCAAAATATGTACCAATATAATACGGATACATATTTAAGGTATAATATGTATCCTTTCGAGCCTTATTATGGAAATCAAAATTATTATCAACCATTTGAAGTGTCGTTTATGAATCAACAACAACCGCAGCAGCCTTATATGAATCAACAACAACCTTATATGAATTCGCAATATTATATGCCGCCATCCCCTTATGGAAATCAACAAGCGATGTTTTATCCGCCAAAACAACCGTATCCGACACAGAATAAGCAAAAACAACAACAGCAACCGAGTCAGTTTTCTAGTTTTGTTTCCCAATTTAAAACGTCAGATGGGAACTATGATGTAAATAAAATGATGAATACAGCCGGACAAATGATGAACGCGATGAATCAAGTGACAGGTATTGTAAAGCAAGTTGGAGGATTTTTTGGTAAGTAA
- a CDS encoding CotD family spore coat protein, which produces MHHCHPCFGGHKPTGPICTTAPVIHPTKQCVTHSFSTTVVPHIFPTHTTHVHHQQIKKQNFFPQTNSNVNVVDPIDPGFGGGCGPCGHGHHGHHGHHVSPFGPGPNVSPFLPNNVSPVGPPNVSPFLPNNVSPVGPNIGPNVGGIFKK; this is translated from the coding sequence ATGCATCATTGTCATCCTTGCTTTGGAGGGCATAAGCCTACAGGACCTATTTGTACAACTGCTCCTGTCATTCATCCGACGAAACAATGCGTAACACATTCTTTTTCAACAACGGTGGTGCCACACATTTTCCCGACGCATACAACACATGTACATCATCAGCAAATTAAAAAACAAAACTTCTTCCCGCAAACAAACTCAAATGTAAATGTTGTAGATCCAATCGATCCAGGATTTGGCGGCGGATGTGGACCATGTGGTCACGGACATCATGGACATCACGGACATCACGTATCTCCATTTGGTCCAGGACCAAATGTATCACCATTCTTACCGAATAATGTATCACCGGTAGGGCCACCAAATGTATCACCATTTTTACCAAACAATGTATCACCAGTAGGTCCGAATATTGGACCAAACGTTGGTGGAATATTTAAAAAGTAA
- a CDS encoding DUF1273 domain-containing protein, with protein MKVIAVTGYKPFELGIFKNDHPGVECIKKALHRKLTAFVEEGLEWVIISGQLGVELWAAEVVFEMQVEYPDLKLGIFTPFLEQEESWKEDNREYYEFILSQADHIDSITKRKYESPEQFKLKNQFFIEKSDALLAVYDEEKPGSPKYIVEAAKKKGEIENYHSYFILFSDLQDIIEEEQWNNAE; from the coding sequence ATGAAAGTAATTGCTGTAACGGGATATAAACCATTTGAACTTGGTATATTTAAAAATGATCATCCAGGGGTGGAATGTATAAAAAAGGCATTGCACCGAAAATTAACTGCTTTTGTAGAAGAAGGTTTGGAATGGGTGATAATAAGTGGGCAGTTAGGGGTGGAATTATGGGCTGCTGAAGTTGTTTTTGAAATGCAAGTAGAATACCCAGATCTAAAATTAGGTATATTTACTCCTTTTTTAGAACAAGAAGAAAGTTGGAAGGAAGATAACCGTGAATATTACGAATTTATTCTCTCTCAAGCAGACCATATTGATAGTATTACGAAACGGAAGTACGAAAGCCCAGAGCAATTTAAATTAAAAAATCAATTTTTTATTGAAAAAAGTGATGCACTTTTAGCTGTATATGATGAAGAAAAACCAGGGAGTCCTAAATATATTGTAGAAGCAGCAAAGAAAAAAGGAGAAATAGAAAATTATCACAGTTATTTCATTCTTTTTTCTGATTTACAAGATATAATAGAAGAGGAACAGTGGAATAATGCTGAGTAA
- the gpsB gene encoding cell division regulator GpsB, which yields MISDKIKLTAKDILEKEFKTGMRGYQQEEVDKFLDMIIKDYEAFHKEFEQLKQQNARLKRELEEQKLAATQIPQQPVQPPVAQPVYNSTNTDILKRLSNLEKAVFGSKLYE from the coding sequence ATGATTTCGGATAAAATTAAATTAACGGCAAAAGATATTTTAGAAAAAGAATTTAAAACAGGTATGAGAGGTTACCAACAAGAAGAAGTAGACAAGTTTCTTGATATGATCATTAAAGACTATGAAGCTTTCCACAAGGAGTTTGAGCAATTAAAGCAACAAAATGCTCGTTTAAAGCGTGAACTAGAGGAACAAAAACTAGCAGCAACGCAAATTCCACAACAACCTGTACAACCACCAGTTGCACAACCTGTATACAACAGCACGAATACGGATATTTTAAAACGTCTATCTAATTTAGAAAAAGCTGTATTTGGAAGTAAGTTATACGAATAA
- a CDS encoding THUMP domain-containing class I SAM-dependent RNA methyltransferase: MGKVTLIATAAMGIEALVAREVRDLGYECQVENSKVTFEADEKAICRTNLWLRTADRVKIKVGEFKATTFDELFEKTKALNWGDYIPENGEFPVIGKSLKSELFSVSDCQRIVKKAVVEKLKTTYKRTTWFEEDGPLFRIEIAMLKDIATLTIDASGVGLHKRGYRVDQGEAPLKETLAASLIKLTNWKPDRPFVDPFCGSGTIPIEAALIGQNIAPGFNRGFASDEWGWVGKQNWREARQEAEDLANYDQPLQIIGSDIDHRMIRVAQDNAEEVGLGDLITFKQMQVKDFTTKEDYGYVVTNPPYGERLSEKALVEQLYKEMGQVFRPLDTWSAYVLTSYEAFEKCYGKDASKKRKLFNGFIRTDYYQYFGKRPPRNS; the protein is encoded by the coding sequence ATGGGAAAAGTTACTTTAATCGCAACAGCGGCAATGGGTATTGAAGCGTTAGTTGCCCGAGAAGTTCGTGATCTTGGTTATGAATGCCAAGTAGAAAACAGCAAAGTAACATTTGAAGCAGATGAAAAGGCGATTTGTCGCACGAACTTATGGTTACGTACTGCGGACCGTGTGAAAATTAAAGTTGGCGAATTCAAAGCGACAACATTTGATGAGCTGTTTGAGAAAACGAAAGCATTAAACTGGGGAGATTATATTCCAGAGAATGGTGAGTTCCCTGTTATCGGTAAATCTTTAAAATCTGAGTTATTCAGTGTGTCAGATTGCCAACGTATCGTTAAAAAGGCTGTCGTTGAAAAATTAAAAACAACATATAAACGTACAACTTGGTTTGAAGAAGATGGTCCGTTATTCCGTATTGAGATTGCAATGCTTAAGGATATTGCAACATTGACAATTGATGCGAGTGGTGTTGGACTTCATAAACGTGGATACCGTGTGGATCAAGGGGAAGCTCCTTTAAAAGAAACATTAGCTGCGTCTTTAATTAAATTAACAAACTGGAAGCCAGATCGTCCTTTCGTGGATCCTTTCTGTGGATCAGGTACAATTCCGATTGAAGCAGCATTAATTGGACAAAATATCGCACCAGGATTTAACCGTGGCTTCGCATCAGATGAGTGGGGCTGGGTAGGTAAACAAAACTGGCGTGAAGCTCGTCAAGAAGCTGAAGATTTAGCGAATTATGATCAACCATTGCAAATCATTGGATCAGATATTGATCATCGTATGATCCGAGTTGCTCAAGATAATGCAGAAGAAGTAGGCTTAGGCGATTTAATTACATTTAAACAAATGCAAGTAAAAGATTTCACAACAAAAGAGGATTATGGCTATGTTGTAACGAATCCTCCATACGGAGAACGTTTAAGTGAAAAAGCACTTGTTGAACAATTGTACAAAGAAATGGGACAAGTATTCCGTCCATTAGATACATGGTCAGCGTATGTATTAACAAGTTACGAAGCATTTGAGAAGTGCTACGGAAAAGATGCATCGAAGAAACGTAAACTGTTTAACGGATTTATCCGTACAGATTACTACCAGTACTTCGGAAAACGTCCACCGCGTAATTCATAG
- a CDS encoding DUF3921 domain-containing protein, with product MDSFQLSMIQKAIHRTYDELGKEVDSQGVIVDEIQKAQEEYLSALSHETAIDKRYLKSLI from the coding sequence ATGGATAGTTTCCAGTTATCAATGATTCAAAAGGCTATTCACCGTACGTATGATGAGCTCGGAAAAGAAGTGGATAGTCAAGGTGTGATTGTAGATGAAATACAAAAAGCACAAGAAGAATATTTGTCAGCTCTTTCACATGAAACAGCGATTGATAAACGGTATTTAAAGTCATTAATATAG
- a CDS encoding ATP-dependent DNA helicase — MFTEKRLPFEVGKQDNFYDKLNEWIGDVFYDILPEKGFEERDEQIFMAFQLERAFQEKKVMFAEAGVGTGKTIVYLLYAICYARYTGKPAIIACADETLIEQLVKEEGDIAKLSEALGLSVDVRLAKSMDNYLCLRKLEDVMSGRAPEVIEDVYYELPQFVFDHGTMQNFTHYGDRKEFPLLNDEEWSKVNWDYFQDCFTCDSRHRCGQTLSREHYRKAADLIICSQDFYMDHIWTYDARKREGQIPLLPESSCVVFDEGHLVEYAAQKALTYRLKQTMMEQLLTRLLQNDIREEFAHLVEETIWQTERFFDVLQENKKEIAGSDRLEITVTEKVTAEAKRLYAKIGEVGDALVFESEMHTVNTYDLNIVDEHLDVLEHSLRLFMHEKNVITWGEEGDGAFTLVIMPRAVEEVLQEKVFSKKIPYIFSSATLSNNDSFAFTANSLGVKDYLSFSVASPFDYEEQMAVNLLSHTKENEWERKCQYTLENIQKTNGRTLVLFRTTQELAAFKEYVSKEQMSVPFLYEGDQEISQLVSRFQNEEETVLCAVHLWEGLDIPGSSLSHVIIWSLPFPPNDPVFEAKRKHVNDPFWDVDVPYMILRLRQGIGRLIRTSDDKGAISIFLSDTEDEKVVEAVKNVLPVEGKEL, encoded by the coding sequence ATGTTTACTGAGAAGAGATTACCATTTGAAGTAGGAAAACAAGACAATTTTTACGATAAGTTGAATGAGTGGATTGGAGATGTGTTTTACGACATCCTTCCGGAAAAAGGCTTTGAAGAGCGTGATGAACAAATTTTTATGGCGTTTCAATTAGAGCGTGCTTTCCAAGAAAAGAAAGTTATGTTCGCAGAAGCGGGTGTAGGAACAGGGAAAACTATTGTATATCTTCTATATGCAATTTGCTATGCGCGTTATACTGGGAAACCAGCTATAATTGCTTGTGCAGATGAAACGTTAATTGAGCAACTTGTGAAAGAAGAAGGAGACATTGCGAAATTATCTGAAGCATTAGGCTTATCTGTAGATGTAAGACTTGCGAAATCAATGGATAATTATTTATGTTTGCGTAAGCTTGAAGATGTTATGAGTGGACGAGCTCCAGAAGTAATTGAAGACGTATATTATGAATTACCACAATTCGTATTTGATCATGGTACGATGCAAAACTTTACTCACTACGGTGACCGAAAAGAATTTCCACTATTAAATGACGAAGAATGGTCAAAAGTAAATTGGGATTACTTCCAAGATTGCTTCACTTGTGATTCTCGTCATCGTTGTGGTCAAACTCTTTCACGTGAACATTATCGTAAAGCAGCAGATTTAATTATTTGTTCTCAAGATTTCTATATGGATCATATTTGGACGTACGATGCTCGAAAGCGTGAAGGACAAATTCCATTATTACCAGAAAGTAGTTGCGTTGTATTCGATGAAGGACATCTTGTAGAATATGCAGCTCAAAAAGCTTTAACATATCGTTTAAAGCAAACGATGATGGAGCAACTTTTAACGAGATTATTACAAAACGATATTCGTGAAGAGTTTGCACATTTAGTAGAAGAAACAATTTGGCAAACAGAGCGATTCTTTGATGTGTTACAAGAAAATAAAAAGGAAATTGCCGGTTCTGATCGTTTAGAAATTACTGTGACAGAAAAAGTAACAGCAGAAGCAAAACGACTTTATGCGAAAATTGGTGAAGTCGGTGATGCGTTAGTATTTGAAAGTGAAATGCATACAGTAAACACGTATGATTTAAATATCGTTGATGAACATTTAGATGTGTTAGAACATTCACTTCGTCTGTTCATGCATGAGAAAAATGTAATTACATGGGGTGAAGAAGGTGATGGAGCCTTCACGTTAGTAATTATGCCACGTGCAGTTGAAGAAGTGTTACAAGAGAAAGTATTCTCGAAGAAAATCCCGTATATCTTCTCGTCTGCTACATTATCTAATAACGATTCATTCGCGTTTACAGCGAATAGCTTAGGGGTAAAAGATTACTTATCATTCTCAGTTGCCTCACCGTTTGATTATGAAGAGCAAATGGCAGTAAACTTACTATCGCATACGAAAGAAAATGAATGGGAAAGAAAGTGTCAATATACACTTGAAAATATACAAAAAACAAATGGACGTACACTTGTATTATTCCGTACAACGCAAGAGCTTGCAGCGTTTAAGGAATATGTAAGTAAAGAGCAAATGTCAGTTCCGTTCTTATATGAAGGAGATCAAGAAATTAGTCAGCTCGTTTCTCGCTTCCAAAATGAAGAAGAGACTGTACTTTGTGCCGTTCATTTATGGGAAGGTTTAGACATTCCTGGTTCATCATTATCACATGTTATCATTTGGTCATTACCATTCCCTCCAAACGATCCTGTGTTTGAAGCGAAGCGTAAACATGTGAATGATCCGTTCTGGGATGTAGATGTACCATATATGATTTTACGTCTTCGTCAAGGAATTGGTCGTTTAATTCGTACGAGCGACGATAAAGGTGCTATATCAATCTTCTTATCTGATACAGAAGATGAGAAAGTGGTAGAAGCGGTGAAAAACGTACTACCGGTAGAAGGTAAAGAATTATAA
- the ypwA gene encoding carboxypeptidase, whose protein sequence is MTVATYEVEKQFLTYVKKIQNYGEALSLMFWDLRTGAPKKGVDQRSEVIGMLSSEVFAMSTSDEMGNYLTELEALISEDKLSDTTKKMVEECRKEYDRNKKIPQAEYEAYVKLEAKAESVWEEAREKSDFEMFRPYLEQIVEFKKKFITYWGYETYKYNTLLDMYEPGITVEVLDHVFGQLRERIVPLVKEISESQKRLKTSALSEHFSKEKQKNFTLELLKQLNYDFEAGRLDETVHPFEITLNRGDVRITTRYDEKDFRMAVFGTIHECGHAVYEQNIAEKFEGTPLCSGTSMGIHESQSLFFENFIGRNKSFWKKNYDLLKEYSDGQFNDISVDEFYDAINESKPSFIRIEADELTYPLHVMVRYELEKELFDGTLQVKDLPAAWNDKMEAYLGIRPENNAQGVLQDVHWAGGSFGYFPSYALGYMYAAQFKQRMLKDIPNFDALLEEGNVTPIREWLTEHIHQYGKTKKPLEILEDVTGEGLNANYLADYLEAKYKEIYEL, encoded by the coding sequence ATGACAGTAGCTACATATGAAGTAGAAAAACAATTTTTAACATATGTGAAGAAGATACAAAATTACGGAGAAGCATTAAGTTTAATGTTTTGGGACTTAAGAACAGGTGCGCCTAAAAAAGGTGTTGATCAACGTTCAGAAGTAATTGGTATGCTTTCATCCGAAGTGTTTGCTATGTCCACTTCAGATGAGATGGGAAATTATTTAACAGAGCTTGAAGCTTTAATAAGTGAAGACAAACTTTCTGATACGACGAAGAAAATGGTGGAAGAGTGCCGTAAAGAATATGATAGAAATAAAAAAATTCCACAAGCGGAATATGAAGCATATGTGAAATTAGAAGCAAAAGCGGAAAGTGTGTGGGAAGAAGCTCGCGAGAAATCTGATTTCGAAATGTTCCGTCCGTATTTAGAACAAATAGTTGAATTTAAAAAGAAATTTATTACATATTGGGGTTACGAAACATATAAATATAATACGTTATTAGATATGTATGAGCCGGGTATTACAGTAGAAGTGTTAGATCACGTATTTGGTCAACTTCGTGAGCGCATCGTTCCGCTCGTAAAAGAAATATCTGAGTCACAAAAGAGATTAAAGACAAGTGCTTTATCAGAACATTTTTCAAAAGAAAAACAAAAGAACTTTACGTTAGAGCTATTAAAGCAGTTGAATTATGATTTTGAAGCAGGTCGTCTTGATGAAACGGTACATCCATTTGAGATTACTTTAAATAGAGGGGATGTTCGTATTACGACCCGCTATGATGAAAAAGACTTCCGTATGGCTGTGTTTGGAACAATTCATGAATGTGGTCATGCTGTATATGAACAAAATATTGCTGAGAAATTTGAAGGTACACCGCTATGTAGTGGAACATCTATGGGTATCCATGAGTCACAATCATTATTCTTTGAGAACTTTATCGGTCGTAATAAATCATTCTGGAAGAAAAATTATGATTTATTAAAAGAGTATAGTGATGGCCAATTCAATGATATATCAGTAGATGAGTTTTATGATGCGATTAACGAATCGAAGCCATCGTTCATTCGTATAGAAGCAGATGAGCTTACATATCCGCTTCATGTTATGGTTCGTTATGAGCTTGAGAAAGAATTATTTGATGGTACATTACAAGTGAAAGATTTGCCAGCGGCTTGGAATGATAAGATGGAAGCATATTTAGGAATTCGTCCGGAAAACAATGCACAAGGTGTATTGCAAGATGTTCACTGGGCTGGTGGTTCATTTGGATACTTCCCATCTTATGCGCTTGGTTATATGTACGCAGCGCAATTTAAGCAAAGAATGTTAAAAGACATTCCGAACTTTGATGCATTGTTAGAAGAAGGGAACGTAACACCAATTCGTGAATGGTTAACCGAACATATTCACCAATATGGTAAAACGAAAAAGCCACTTGAAATTTTAGAAGATGTAACAGGCGAAGGGTTAAATGCAAATTACTTAGCAGATTATTTAGAAGCGAAGTATAAAGAAATTTATGAGTTATAA
- a CDS encoding GNAT family N-acetyltransferase yields the protein MAYTYTVMTQEEAEEIAYNWHYEGKYSFYDIRADEEDLAEFLEGESRGNHTFSVKENGTLIGFFTVCKINDGTVDIGLGMKPNRTGNGFGLQFVNAGLAFSKERYGCNYITLSVAKFNERAIKVYKRAGFEAVGTFIQKTNGSCFEFLRMNYICKK from the coding sequence ATGGCTTATACATATACAGTAATGACGCAAGAAGAAGCAGAAGAAATTGCGTATAACTGGCATTATGAAGGGAAGTATTCCTTTTACGATATAAGGGCAGATGAAGAAGATTTAGCTGAGTTTTTAGAGGGAGAGAGTAGAGGAAATCATACATTTTCTGTGAAGGAAAATGGCACTCTCATTGGTTTTTTTACTGTTTGTAAAATAAATGATGGAACGGTTGATATAGGTCTTGGAATGAAACCTAATAGAACTGGAAATGGATTTGGATTACAGTTCGTAAACGCTGGACTAGCTTTTAGTAAAGAAAGATACGGATGTAATTATATAACGTTATCAGTAGCGAAATTTAATGAGAGAGCGATTAAAGTATATAAAAGAGCCGGATTTGAAGCGGTTGGAACGTTTATACAGAAGACAAATGGTAGTTGTTTTGAGTTTTTGAGAATGAATTATATATGTAAAAAATAA
- the mphL gene encoding macrolide 2'-phosphotransferase MphL: protein MNTLKIKQLANKEGLNILEDSIKINESGVDFQVAHVKEQDGDKWILRIPRRPESMRNAQREKKALEIIKNHAEFQVPDWSIFSEELIAYKQLSGTPAATIDIEQQRYVWTFNEKNVPTEYYISLGNVLANLHSLPEQKFNNIGVEILTANELRTSMKQRMNRVKEQYHINQNLWDRWQAWLAEDSFWPSHVGVKHGDIHPGHILINNKNEVTGLIDWTEVGIGDISIDFTSHYLLFGKDGLTKLIHSYDNAGGKTWSRMDEHIIELLTTSSITVAEYAQVSGLKDMHEIAVHMLATES, encoded by the coding sequence ATGAATACACTTAAAATTAAACAATTAGCAAATAAGGAAGGCCTAAATATATTAGAAGACTCAATAAAAATTAATGAATCTGGCGTTGACTTTCAAGTGGCACACGTTAAAGAGCAAGACGGTGATAAATGGATATTAAGAATTCCTCGTAGACCAGAATCTATGAGAAATGCCCAACGAGAAAAAAAAGCATTAGAAATCATAAAAAATCATGCAGAATTCCAAGTTCCTGATTGGTCTATATTTTCTGAGGAACTAATTGCCTATAAACAACTAAGTGGCACTCCTGCCGCTACGATTGATATAGAACAACAACGTTATGTATGGACCTTTAACGAAAAGAATGTACCAACTGAATACTATATTTCATTAGGAAATGTTTTAGCCAATTTACACTCATTACCTGAGCAAAAATTTAATAATATAGGTGTTGAAATTCTTACTGCCAATGAATTAAGAACTTCTATGAAACAAAGGATGAATCGAGTGAAGGAACAATACCACATCAATCAAAACTTATGGGATCGTTGGCAAGCATGGCTAGCTGAAGACTCTTTTTGGCCATCTCACGTAGGAGTAAAGCACGGGGATATCCATCCAGGTCATATCCTGATTAATAATAAAAATGAGGTAACTGGCTTAATCGATTGGACAGAAGTAGGTATAGGTGATATATCTATAGATTTCACATCGCATTATCTACTCTTTGGGAAGGATGGACTAACAAAGTTAATTCACTCTTATGACAACGCTGGCGGTAAAACTTGGTCAAGAATGGATGAACATATTATCGAACTTCTAACAACGAGTAGTATCACTGTTGCTGAATACGCTCAAGTGTCAGGTTTGAAAGACATGCATGAAATAGCTGTACACATGCTAGCAACTGAAAGTTAA